The sequence GATGATGAGTTTGTTTCGGTTCAGCTCAAGCTGATCAACATCTTGCTCTTCAGTCAATCCATTTTCATAAAGCGCTCTGGTTTCTTCCAACGTTTTATCAAGATTGGCAACATTTTCGGTGAGGATGTCAAAGTTAGCCTGCGCCAATAGTGTGGTGTAATAAGCATCTGCCGTAGCGAGCTTAATATCCTGAACGGCCTTACTCTTTTGGATGCGAGAAAACTCAACCACCGTCTTGGCCGCCTGAAGACCAATGAAGTACGTTCCATCAAAAATTAACTGAGTAGCTTGAATGGAACCGTTCAAATTGTAATTCACCCCAAACTGAGCTTCAATAAATTCTCCAGGCTCCTGCCCCAACTGCTCAGATGGAATAAGCTGAGTGGGAATCTCAAGAAAATTCTGAAACTGAGCTTGTGCATTTACCTGTGGTAAACCAATGGCAATTACTTCTTGTACCTCTCGCTCCTTTTTCAAAAGGTTGAACTCGGCATCTCTGGTGGCGTAACTACTATCTACAGCTATCTGAATAGCCTCCTCCAGCGAAACAGCCAGAGACTGCCCCATTAACTGCGCAGATAGAACCAAACCTAGAAAAGCCAAAATGAATCTGGTCATGGTGTTAGTTTAGTTTATGTTGGTTTTTTTCAATGTATTTTAATCCTTCATTGCTCGCGATCCCGCGGACGTGGTGAATGAACATTTGGCGGTAGACCTCCACTAAATCATAGTCATTCAATGAAAACAGGTTGGGATCGAAAATGATATTCAAACGTGCTACCCAGAGTTGGGTCATCAATTCCACATTCAAATCCTTTCGGTATAACCCTTCCTTAATTCCACGCTCCATATTGTGCTTCATCACCACTCCCACAAATTCGTGTCGAAGATTTTGCATGGTGTTCCATGCATCCGGGTAGTATTTCTCCAGATCATAAAAGATGGAAGGGTGAATGTTCTTCAAATCTTCTACTATGTGTTTGGAGATTTCAAAGTTCTCCTCAATAGCATTGAGGCCTTTGCTCAATATTTCTTTAACGGTGTCCTCCGTTATGTTGCAATCGTGCTTAAGGCACCTCGTTACCAAATCGTTTTTATCCGAAACGTATTGGTAAAGAGTCTTCTTTGACATGCGCATGTGCTTCGCAATGTCATCCATTGTAACGCTCTTGATGCCGTAAGTCATGAAGACTTTGATGGCATCGGCGATAATCTGCTGCTCTTTATCTACTTGTGTGCTCATAAATTGGGACGACAAATGTAGAACACATTTTACACATAGGAAACGTTTTAACTATTTTTTGTTTCCTGCGGTGTTCTAAACATGATGCATTTCTAAAAAATCATGTTGATTTTAGCTTTTTCTTCCGGTCAGTACTTGCTTTAATTGTCACGTCACACTCCATATGAAATTGAAAGGGTTCGATCCCCTTTCAATTCTCAACTGTTTTCCCAAGTGCAGCGTAATCAAATTATGCAGACGACCAGCGGGAGCGAATAATTTGATTAGCGTGTCGAAAGGTCGCTTAGCTTTTTCAAAAGCGACCGAAGAAGCACCTAGGGAAAACAAGTGAATTTTGGTTCTTTTCTTCTACGGGAAAAGAACAAGTCAAATAATCACCAAAAAGTTCGTTGTTTTGTACCCTCAAAACTGAGCAATGGCAAGCATTAAAGAGATTTTAAATAAGCCCACAATCGGCGAATCAGTAAGAATTTCGGGTTGGGTACGCACTTTTCGAAGCAATCGCTTCATCGCTTTGAGCGATGGATCGGTGATCCAAACCATTCAAGGAGTCGTGGACTTTGAGCAGATGGATGAAGCGATTTTAAATCGAATCAATACAGGTACAGCCCTTACCATGACCGGGAAACTGGTGGAAAGTCAAGGAAAAGGACAAACGGTTGAAGTTCAGGTGGAGTCTATTGAAATTCACGGTGATGCCGATCCCGAGGAGTATCCGTTGCAGCCCAAAAAACACAGCTTGGATTTCCTTCGCGAAAAAGCACACCTGCGATTTCGCACGAATACTTTCGGAGCGATA comes from Cryomorphaceae bacterium 1068 and encodes:
- a CDS encoding TetR/AcrR family transcriptional regulator encodes the protein MSTQVDKEQQIIADAIKVFMTYGIKSVTMDDIAKHMRMSKKTLYQYVSDKNDLVTRCLKHDCNITEDTVKEILSKGLNAIEENFEISKHIVEDLKNIHPSIFYDLEKYYPDAWNTMQNLRHEFVGVVMKHNMERGIKEGLYRKDLNVELMTQLWVARLNIIFDPNLFSLNDYDLVEVYRQMFIHHVRGIASNEGLKYIEKNQHKLN